The sequence below is a genomic window from Cohaesibacter gelatinilyticus.
TGATCTTCCTCTGCCCATCGTCCAGAAAGATGGCCTCATCGGGAAACATGGCCAGATCCGTGCAATCTGCAGTCACTGCGCAAGTGAGCAGGGCCGCGTCGATGGCACCAGTCGGGCCATCGTCAGCGCGCGGTTCCACCGGCAGGGTCATACCTGACAACAGCAACGCTGCAACGCGAAACCCTGCTCTCTTGCGCCCCCATCAGAACTGATCCCGGATGTGAACACGATCAACAAACAGGATGCTTTCGCCCTCTGATGGGGCCCGCTGAGCCGACATGACTTGCAGGGTCGCAGGCGCGCGAAGCAAGGTCACGGGCTCAGTGGAGATGGAAACACGTTCCTCGGGCTTATCCTTGTAAGCCGGGATGAGCGTATCCAGCCGGGCAGAATAATCCCGCCCGCGTTTCTGCAAGGTCAGGCTGGTCTGCCCACCTTGCGCAATGGCTTCGACAATCTCTGCCGGATGGGTGGCACCGCGATCACAAAAACCGCGCATATCAATCGCTTCGAAGACGTCCTTGCGGAACTCCACCCGTTGCGGCTTGCCATCTTTGGGGCCACTCAGATTAGTCAGCATCACAACAGGTCTGAGGCCACAACCGGTCCGCTCAAACAACAAGGATGCCGTGACCTGATTATTCTGATCACTATAGAGACCGATCAATGGCTCATCCCGACCTGTTTGGGCTTTCAGGGTGAAGTCGATGCTCAGATCAAAGTCACCAGAGGGCAAATCCTGCTCCAGCAACATGCGGTTCAGGGCCTTGTCTTCCTCAAACCAGTGATGCTCGCTCACCGCCGCCAGAATGAGATTGCTGTCCGTGAGCTTGCGCAAGATGGGCGCATCCTGCAGAACCTTCCAGTGCGCGGCCAGATCCGGCGCATCGAAATGATCTTCAAAGAAAGCCTTGGCCGGTTCTGGCAGCCCAGATGGTTCTGATGGCTCTGGCGGAGCAAAGTCATCATCCGATGGCGCAATCTCATCAATCTGGCTGACTTCTTCCAGCGCCCCTGCCAGCTCCTGGGCATTGCTGGCACTGAGATATCGGCCGCCGGTCTGATCGGCCATACATTGCAATTGCGCGATATCCTCTGGCGCGGCCACATCAAAGCCAACCACATGGGCGGTGAAATTCACCCCATCGGCTTCCAGCTGGCTTGCCACCGCGCATGGATCCAGATTGCAGGTCTCCTTGCCATCGGAAACCAGAATGACGGTCGCCGCTTCCTCGGTATGGCGCAATTGCCGCGCTGCTTCCTTCACCGCAGCGCTGAGCGGTGTCTTACCCTTTGGCGAGATGGAGCGAACCGCCCCGCGCACCGCATCCAGACTGCCGGGCGCCGGGCTGACCAGCGTTTCGATATCATTGCAATCGCCCTTCACCCGATGCCCATAAGCCACCAGACCCAGCGAAGAAGACGGGTCCAGCTGCCCCAGCAGATCAGACACAACATCACGGGCAATCTGGATCTTGGCCTTGCCATCAATCTTGCCCCACATGGAGCCCGATGCATCCAGCACAATCACTTTGGCCGGACTTTGGCTGGCCTTGGCCTGATCACCGATGCTGGTCTGCGCAACAACAGGGGCAGACATCATGGACAGAGGCAATCCGGCAAGCAGGGCGGAGCGCAGCAAAGCATTTTTGAAAAATTCAGCCATGGTCCCGCCTCCTAATTGGTTGAAAGGGAATAATGTTCGACCATCACGACGGCTTCGTCCTGATCGTGAGAGCCTTCCGAGATATGCAGGAAGGCATTGGAGAGAGGCTCAAAATGGCTGAACTCATCGCTGACAAAGCGCAAAGGCTGATCCTTGCCCACTTCCAGTTCGGCCCGATAGAAAAGCCCGCTCTTGGCAAGGGACAGAACAGCCCCTTCCTTCTGCAGACGAGCGAGAATGGCATCCGCCTTCTTGCGTGGCTCCTCCCCACAATGGCTATGCAACCATCTATCCTTGAACAGTGAATATTCCACCAATGTGGTGTGCGAGCGCTCTTCCATGCCACGCAACGGGCGGCGATTTTCGACCGTCATCCAAAGATTGTGACCACAGCCATCCTTGCGCATCATCAGATTGGCAGCGAGATAGCGGTCTTCAGACTCGCGCAAGCCAATGGAGACTTTCTCATGGCCGGTCTTGATATCGATCCGTGCCTTGGTCTCGATGCGAAAATCCTCATCCGGAATAGCTCCATCGCGCAGAAACAGATTGCTCAGATCACTATTTTCCAGATGCTCGGGATGGCGGCTGCGATTGATCACCATCAGCTCGCCATTCTCAACCAGATAGAGATTGCGATCCTCATTCTCGACGCGCCAGCCAGCACCCAAGTCACTACCATCAAAATCCGCCTTGAACGCAGTCAATTGCGCAGGCTTTGACGGCTCAACAATAGCTTCTGTCTGACCTTGAGTAGGGGCAGGCGCCGCTTCAGTTTGCGTGGATGCCTGCTGATCCGGTTTGGCTGGAGCCGATTGATCTGACGTTTGCTCCGCAGCCTTCTTTGGAGCCTTCAGGGTTGTGTCCGCCTTGCCATCCAGCAAGGACCAGGTGCCCGCAGCGTCTTCACCGGTGATATTGACGATCTGCATGCCGACGCCATTTTTGATCACATCGATCTTCAGCAGATTGGACTTGCCCTCATTGCGCACGATCACCAGATAGCGGCGGCTGTCATTGGGGCCATCTTTTGCCTTGCCGGAAATCTTGTAATCCTCGACCTTTGCCGTTTTGCCCCCGGTCAGTGGATGCACCCGTTTGCGCAAGGCATCGAGCTTCAGCATGGATTGATATTCAAAGAAAGGCAGACGCATTCCGGCATTCTTGATCACGCCGGGCATGCCAAAGTCAGTCATGGTCTTATGGGCCGTGAAGAGTTTTTCCAGCATGTCCTTGCCTTCATCGGCAAGGGCGGCAGGCGAGGTAATCAGCGGCAGGCAAAGCGCACTTGCCAGACCAAGGCGACGGGCCAGTTTGCCGGGTTTGAATTGTGAAATATGAGAAAGCATGTCAGTCTCCGGGCTTGCGGGACAATTACAAATCAATGGAAGGGGCGGTTTGCATGGCGGCCAAATCGGCTTCGGGCAGTTCGAAGGATTTGCTGCGTTCAAAACCATGACGCGGGCCGATCATGTTGCCGGGAAAGCTCAAAAGCCGCGCATTATAGGCCTGCACATTGGAATTGAAGATCCGGCGCGAGGCCGCAATCTGATCCTCGGTTTCTTCCAACTGCTTTTGCAGGGTTTCGATATTGCCCGTGGCCTTGATATCGGGATAAGCCTCGGTATAGCCAAAGATGCCTTGCAAGCCAGAGCTCAAGGCCACTTCCGCTTCGCCGATGGCATCACGATCCTCCCCCGCCAGGGCAGCAATAGCTTTTTCACGCGCTTCCAGAACACGATCCACAAGTGTCTCTTCGTGAGACATGGCGCTTTTCACGGCCTTGACCAGACCCGGCACCAGATCATGGCGACGCTTCAGCTGCACCTGAATGCCATACCAGCCCTCCTCCACCTTGGTGTGACCGGTGGCAAGGCCGTTGAAGCTAATGATATAGATGAAAGTGAGAAGTCCGCTTGCCATAAGCAGCACGACGATAAGTGCAAACATGGGCCTTACTCCGCATAAATTTTGAAGGATTGAGCCGCTTCGGCAAAGTCTTCAATCAGGTTGATCAGATAGTCATCCAGCACGTCGTCATCTTCGCTCATGATGGTTTGATATCCGGCGAGATAGACAATATCGCCATCGATGATGACCTGCGCTTTGTAGCGCTCCCAAAGATCGATCAGCACCGTCTGCAAAGCTGGTGTCAGCGTGCGAATGAGCGGCAAGCGCGAGGCTTCGCCATCCGGATCATCCGTGACACTGATATGAAAGATGTCATTGAAGGCAACAGACTCGGTCTGCACATCCTTGCGGTTTTTCATGACCGGAGGCTCGGCGAACAATTTGGCACGAATCCCGATATCCCGGTCCAGCCGATAGGCAGTCACCATGGTGAAGGTATAGCCAACATCCTGGCCGGTGCGTTTGGCTTCCGGCCCCCCGAAAGTTTGAAGGCTACCGGCCGCCAGCCAGAAAGGAAGGCCATAGCGCCGCGTGCGCCCCCAGAAGATGGCCCGCACAACGGTCGGAATCGGTTGCCCGAACCGCGCTCGCATCAAATCCGGCACGGTCGCATAAGCTGGCTCAATCTTGGGATCATAGCGCCGCTCACGCTCATAAGTTCCATCACTCTTCTTCTTTGTGACATCACTATCCGATGGTGGCCTGACAGTCACAAAGCCCCAGCCATGGCGCTCCGCTACCTTGAAGAAGCGATAGCGCTCCCGGGCATGCTCTTTGCTCAACCAGGAAAACAGTGCCAACAGCAGGACCGAAATTGCCAGAGCCGGCCCTGCATAATAAGCCGCTGTAATCCAAAGAAAACCGATCATGATGCCAACCGCCGAGAGCAGCAGCACCGTGACGACAAAGCTTTGGATCTTGGCCGGAACCTTGATGCCCTTGCCGGGATCTTTGAATGTCTGACGCTGAAACGGCACAGTCCCTTTGAAAGGATCCCACATAGTGGAAGGAGGCTTGGAGTTGGCCTGCCCGGTTGCAGGCGCATCTGATGAAACAGCTTGGTCAAGAACACTCATTGGCTCACTCCCACATAGCGCAAGGATGCCCAGCCTCGATAGCTGCCAATGGACAGAGCCGCCCAGCCATTTTGACGTTTGTGAATGGTCAGCCCGCAGGTGCCAGCCTTGATCCGCGCCAGAACCCCATAAGAGCCACCCGGACCAGCCCGCAGATTGAGCAGGCCATTTTGCGAAATGTTCTGAACACAATGACCACCTTGTCCAAATCCGGGTCCGGCCTTTTTGGGCGCGCGGGAGACATCATGGGTGCGAGGCTGAAAGCTCAGATGCGCCACATCGATATCGTGACGATTGTCCACCACTCGACAGCCCGAGCGTGCCAGCACCGGCGCGGTGCCGGTGAGCACGAAGGTCTTGCCGGGGCGATAATCGCCATAGACATAATAGGGGATGGGTTTACAGCCCTTGCGAAACAGGCGCGCCTGCCCATCCATATAAGCCCCGCCATCCAGCTTGCCGGTGAACAGGATCGTGCCTTTGCGAATGCCAATATTGGATAAGCCCGGACGCGGCAGACGATATTTGATGGTCACACGCTGCCCATTGCGGGTCAGCTCCACCGCCGAACCATTATGATTATAGACCCGCGTCTCTGCCATGGCCGGTAACGCAACCGATAGTGTCATGGCCAAGGAGGCAAGGCCGATATGTTTGATCACTTGGTTCATTATTCTCTCCCTAGCGATCTAAAATTGGATCTAGATAAATGCCGATGACAAAGCCACGCAGGCCCTCGTGATCAATCTCGCACCAGCCACGGGCCAGAAAACGCCGCTTGGTTCCCAGATCGGCCCGATCAAAGGCCACCGGATTGATATTGGGCCTGCATCCCAGAACCAGAATCTCGCTGGCATTCCAGGCGAGCGTGCCGACAGAAGAGGACGAACGATCAGGGGCAGAGCGCACCGCCAGCTGACGCCCTTCCGGCACATTGCGCATGCGATAGGCCGGGCCAGTCACGCCAGAGCCGGGCATATCGCCTTCAATCGGCTCCTCCGCCGCAAAGTCGGACGGATCGCTGGTGATGCCTGATGATTGGCCCGATGCTTGGCCAGATGATTGATCAGAAGAGCCGCCAGTGGCAGGTCCACTCTTGTCCCGTGTGAGCCTGACAAGCTGCCAGTGACGATCCTGTATCAAGGTGCCCTCAAGCTGATCAGCCGCACCATTGGCAAGAGACAGAAGCAGGCGAGGTTTGCCCTGTTTCTGCCCCACAAAACCAAGAGCCAGATCCAGAGCAGACGGTCCTTCCTGCATCAGCAGGATGCCGACATTTTGCTGCATACCGCCCCATTTGGCGGCCAGACGACCACTGCCCATCACGCTGCCATTGCTTTGACGATTGAAACGCAACTTGCCCAAGGCCTTGCCATTCTGACTGCGTAAGTACCAGAGCCCGGTCAGGCCAAACATGGAAGATGATGCCTGGCTGGGTCGCGCAGGGCGATAAGGGCTAATGCCCTGTCCACTCGCC
It includes:
- a CDS encoding vWA domain-containing protein, producing MAEFFKNALLRSALLAGLPLSMMSAPVVAQTSIGDQAKASQSPAKVIVLDASGSMWGKIDGKAKIQIARDVVSDLLGQLDPSSSLGLVAYGHRVKGDCNDIETLVSPAPGSLDAVRGAVRSISPKGKTPLSAAVKEAARQLRHTEEAATVILVSDGKETCNLDPCAVASQLEADGVNFTAHVVGFDVAAPEDIAQLQCMADQTGGRYLSASNAQELAGALEEVSQIDEIAPSDDDFAPPEPSEPSGLPEPAKAFFEDHFDAPDLAAHWKVLQDAPILRKLTDSNLILAAVSEHHWFEEDKALNRMLLEQDLPSGDFDLSIDFTLKAQTGRDEPLIGLYSDQNNQVTASLLFERTGCGLRPVVMLTNLSGPKDGKPQRVEFRKDVFEAIDMRGFCDRGATHPAEIVEAIAQGGQTSLTLQKRGRDYSARLDTLIPAYKDKPEERVSISTEPVTLLRAPATLQVMSAQRAPSEGESILFVDRVHIRDQF
- a CDS encoding LemA family protein, with the translated sequence MFALIVVLLMASGLLTFIYIISFNGLATGHTKVEEGWYGIQVQLKRRHDLVPGLVKAVKSAMSHEETLVDRVLEAREKAIAALAGEDRDAIGEAEVALSSGLQGIFGYTEAYPDIKATGNIETLQKQLEETEDQIAASRRIFNSNVQAYNARLLSFPGNMIGPRHGFERSKSFELPEADLAAMQTAPSIDL
- a CDS encoding SH3 domain-containing protein is translated as MNQVIKHIGLASLAMTLSVALPAMAETRVYNHNGSAVELTRNGQRVTIKYRLPRPGLSNIGIRKGTILFTGKLDGGAYMDGQARLFRKGCKPIPYYVYGDYRPGKTFVLTGTAPVLARSGCRVVDNRHDIDVAHLSFQPRTHDVSRAPKKAGPGFGQGGHCVQNISQNGLLNLRAGPGGSYGVLARIKAGTCGLTIHKRQNGWAALSIGSYRGWASLRYVGVSQ